Below is a genomic region from Rhizobium sp. 007.
ATCGTCGGCCATTTCCCGCCACAAGGCGCCCGAAACGGTGACGGCATTTCCGCCAAGCCCAAGCGCCATGGGTACGATCATGCGCGGCGCGGGGGCCATGAGACCGAGATTGCAGGCGATCGGCATGGGGGCAAGAATATGAGCGACTTCGAAATGGCCGACCGCCAGCCTGTCCCTGATCGTTGCCCAGGATCGCTCCCGCACGAGCGTGAGGGCCACTTCCTGCGCTTCAGCAAAGCCCTTCTCTTTGGCGACGACGAGCAGCGCGCTGTCGAGAAGCGGAACGAAGCCCGCGGTGATGTCATGCCTGTTCCTCATACGTCCGCTCCAGGATCAAGCAGGTTTGCCGCGGTGACGAGGCTTTGAGCGATCTCGACGACTTTCCTGTTCTGGTTCATAGCCGTGCGCCGCAATAGCGCGTAAGCTTCCTCTTCCGACAGCCCGCGGGTGCGCATCAGCAACCCCTTGGCGCGATCGATCAGTTTGCGTTTTTCCAACTCGCCGCGAGTTTCTTCCAGCTCTCGACTCAATCGCGCAAACGCATTGAAACGACTGATCGCCATCTTGAGGATGGGTCGGACCCGTTCCTGCTTCAGGCCATCAACGATGTATGCGGAAACCCCTGCCTCGACCGCAGCTTCGATCGAGGCTTCATCGGACTTGTCCACGAACATGGCGATGGGCCTCTTCACCGCACGCGATATCTGGAAGATGCTCTCCAACATGTCGCGGTTGGGGTTTTCGAGATCGATGACGATCACATCGGGATTGATCTCGGTGATGCGCCTGGCAAGACCATTCATGTCATCGATGATCGTGACCCTGTCATAACCGGCCTCGCGCAAACCGTCCTCGATGATGGACGCACGAATGCGGTTCTCATCAATGACCAGAACATTCAGACTGTTAGCTTTCATGAGGCCGCGCCACGGGTTACTGGCATTCATTCGCTACAGGCGCGCCGATGGTGCAGGAGCCAACGGACACGACGCCGCAGATGCGCGAATACAGCCACAAAATCAAGCAGTATCTTGGCTGCCTGATCTCATGCTCTGCCCGCACGAACGGGGTCCGTCCCTAGCCGAGTGGTCGAACACGGCACTGCACAGCGGTAATCGTTGTAAGTTACTCCGCGGCTTCAACGAAGCGGTGACGTTCGTAAAGAAACTTCAAAACGGCCTCGCGGCACTTGAGATAAGTGCGGTCCGAAGCGAGTTCGATGCGGTTGCGGGGCTTCTCGATCGGCACATCGAGGATTTCACCGATCTTGGCCGCTGGCCCGTTGGTCATCATCACGATGCGGTCAGAGAGCAGCACGGCCTCGTCGACATCGTGGGTGATCATCACCATCGTGTTGCCGAGACGTGCGTGGATGTCCATCACCGCATCCTGCAGATGGGCACGCGTTAGCGCGTCGAGCGCACCGAAGGGTTCGTCGAGCAGGAGGATCTTCGGCTCCATCGACAACGCACGGGCGATGCCGACACGCTGCTTCATGCCGCCGGAAATCTCAGAAGGCCGCTTGTCCTTGGCGTGGGCCATCTGGACGAGATCAAGATTGGCCATGACCCATTCGTGACGCTCCGCCCTGCTCTTTGAGCTGCTGAAGACCTTGGAAACGGCCAGGTTGACGTTTTCATAGACGGTGAGCCAGGGAAGCAGGCTGTGGTTTTGGAACACGACGGCGCGTTCGGGACCGGGCGCATTGACTTCCCGGTTTTCGAGAAGCACTGCACCGGCCGAAACTGGCGTTAAGCCGGCGATCAGGTTCAAAAGCGTGGATTTACCGCAGCCGGAGTGGCCGATGATCGATACGAACTCACCCTTGGCAATCGTCAGGTTGATGCCCTTCAGCACTTCGGCGCGCGTTCCGGCCCGGTCAAAATGCTTGTCGATATGGTCGAGCTTGAGATAGGCAGTCATGATCGTTCCTCTCAGTTGGCCGAAGCGCCGCGGGTGATCAGTCGGCCTGCGGCGGCCACCAGCTTGTCGAGCGCGAAACCGACGACGCCGATATAGGCCAGGGCGACGATGATGTCTGGCAGGCGCGACGAGTTCCACGCATCCCAGATGAAGAAGCCGATACCGACGCCGCCGGTCAGCATCTCGGCTGCGACGATGGCGAGCCACGACAGACCGACGCCGATACGAAGGCCGGTAAAGATGTAGGGCGCAGCCGATGGTAGCATGATCTTGAAGAAGAATTCGAAATGGTTGAGCCGCAGCACCTGTGCCACGTTGCGATAGTCCTGGGGGATATTGCGCACGCCAACGGCCGTGTTGATGATCACCGGCCAGATGGAGGTGATGAAGATCACGAAGATTGCTGAAGGATTGGAATCCTGGAAGGCAGCGAGCGACAGCGGCAGCCAGGCAAGTGGCGGGACGGTGCGCAATACCTGAAAGATCGGGTCGAGCCCGCGCATGGCCCAGACCGATTGGCCAATGACGGCGCCGATGACGACACCCGAGATTGCGGCAAGGCCGAAGCCGTAGGCGACGCGCTGCAGCGAGATGATGACGCGCCAGCCAAGCCCGATGTCCTGGGAGCCGTAGTTGAAGAACGGATAAGCGATCAGATCAAAGCTTTCCTGCCAGACCCGGTGCGGAGAGGGCAGTGAGGCGTCGGGCGACGAACAGAGCACCTGCCAGATGGTCAGAATGATCGTAAGCACGACAAGCGGCGGCACGATGCTGCGCGCCGCCACCATCGCAACGCCGCGGACATTGATCCGGGGCGCCGGTTGTCTTGCAAGGCGGACGACATTTGCGGCCTTCGGCGCAGTCTTTGCCGGTATGGGTTCTTTCTTTGCCAGGGCGGACATGAGGCGCTCCTCGTCGTGAACAAAAGGCCGGCGCGCCTGTGACGCGCCGGAGGTGGGGATCAGGATGCGGCCTTGATGGCAAGGCTATCGAGATAGGCGGACGGATTTTCCGGATCGAAGACCTTGCCGTCGAAGAAGGTTTCCTTGCCCCGGGACGGAGAAGACGGAATGTCGGCGGCGGCGACACCCAGCGCCTTGGCCGCATCGCGCCAGAGATCCTCCCGGTTGACCTGGTCGACGAGAGCCTTGATGTCGGTGTCAGGTGCGAACTTGCCCCAGCGGACGTTCTCGGCCATGAACCAGGTGTCGTGGCTCTTGAAGGGGTAGGAGGCGCCGCCTGCCCAGAATTTCATGTAAAGATCGGTGCCATGGGCGACACGGCCGTTGCCGTAGTTGATGTCACCCTTGAGGCGGCCGAGGATGTCCTTCGGCGGCACGTTGAACCATTGGCGCTTGCCGAGGATTGTCGCCATCTCCTCCTTGTTGTCCATGCTGTCGCACCATTGTTGGGCTTCCATCACGGCCATCAGCAGGGCTCTTGTGGCATTCGGGTTCTTCTCGACCCAGTCGGCGCGCATGCCGAGCGCCTTTTCCGGATGTCCCTTCCAGAGTTCGCCGGTCGTTGCTGCGGTAAAGCCGACGCCCTGATTGACGAGCTGCTCGTTCCACGGCTCGCCGACACAGAAGACGTCCATGTTGCCGACCTTCATGTTTGCCACCATCTGCGGCGGCGGCACGACGATGGTCGAGACGTCCTTGTCCGGATCGATGCCGCCGGCGGCAAGCCAGTAGCGGATCCAAAGGTCATGGGTGCCCCCCGGGAAGGTCATTGCGGCCTTCACTTCCTTGCCTTCGGCCTTCTTTTTTTCGAAGGCCGCCTTCAGCTTGGATGCGTCGAGCTGGACGCCGGTATCGGCATATTCCTTGGCGACGGAAATGCCCTGGCTGTCGTAATTCAGGCGGGCGAGCAGGGCCATCGGTACCGGCTGATTGTTCTGGGTCACCTTGCCCGTATGCATCAGATAGGGCAGCGGCGAAAGGATATGGGCGCCGTCGATACCGTTCGAAGCCCCGCCGAGAACCAGATTGTCGCGTGTTGCCCCCCAGGAAGCCTGCTTGGCGACCTCGACATCGGGAAGGCCATGTTTTTCGAAAAGCCCCTTCTCCTTG
It encodes:
- a CDS encoding ANTAR domain-containing response regulator, yielding MKANSLNVLVIDENRIRASIIEDGLREAGYDRVTIIDDMNGLARRITEINPDVIVIDLENPNRDMLESIFQISRAVKRPIAMFVDKSDEASIEAAVEAGVSAYIVDGLKQERVRPILKMAISRFNAFARLSRELEETRGELEKRKLIDRAKGLLMRTRGLSEEEAYALLRRTAMNQNRKVVEIAQSLVTAANLLDPGADV
- a CDS encoding ABC transporter ATP-binding protein; this encodes MTAYLKLDHIDKHFDRAGTRAEVLKGINLTIAKGEFVSIIGHSGCGKSTLLNLIAGLTPVSAGAVLLENREVNAPGPERAVVFQNHSLLPWLTVYENVNLAVSKVFSSSKSRAERHEWVMANLDLVQMAHAKDKRPSEISGGMKQRVGIARALSMEPKILLLDEPFGALDALTRAHLQDAVMDIHARLGNTMVMITHDVDEAVLLSDRIVMMTNGPAAKIGEILDVPIEKPRNRIELASDRTYLKCREAVLKFLYERHRFVEAAE
- the ntrB gene encoding nitrate ABC transporter permease, whose protein sequence is MSALAKKEPIPAKTAPKAANVVRLARQPAPRINVRGVAMVAARSIVPPLVVLTIILTIWQVLCSSPDASLPSPHRVWQESFDLIAYPFFNYGSQDIGLGWRVIISLQRVAYGFGLAAISGVVIGAVIGQSVWAMRGLDPIFQVLRTVPPLAWLPLSLAAFQDSNPSAIFVIFITSIWPVIINTAVGVRNIPQDYRNVAQVLRLNHFEFFFKIMLPSAAPYIFTGLRIGVGLSWLAIVAAEMLTGGVGIGFFIWDAWNSSRLPDIIVALAYIGVVGFALDKLVAAAGRLITRGASAN
- a CDS encoding CmpA/NrtA family ABC transporter substrate-binding protein, producing the protein MNKILTTGMSRRSLLKTTAAAALIGAVRTAFPSGAFAAAAAPEVTGAKLGFIALTDAAALIVAKEKGLFEKHGLPDVEVAKQASWGATRDNLVLGGASNGIDGAHILSPLPYLMHTGKVTQNNQPVPMALLARLNYDSQGISVAKEYADTGVQLDASKLKAAFEKKKAEGKEVKAAMTFPGGTHDLWIRYWLAAGGIDPDKDVSTIVVPPPQMVANMKVGNMDVFCVGEPWNEQLVNQGVGFTAATTGELWKGHPEKALGMRADWVEKNPNATRALLMAVMEAQQWCDSMDNKEEMATILGKRQWFNVPPKDILGRLKGDINYGNGRVAHGTDLYMKFWAGGASYPFKSHDTWFMAENVRWGKFAPDTDIKALVDQVNREDLWRDAAKALGVAAADIPSSPSRGKETFFDGKVFDPENPSAYLDSLAIKAAS